The segment TTGTCTTCCTGCTTTTTAAGATCCAATAATTCTCTCTTAAACTCGACATCAAAATCTGTATCCCAGCATGACTAAGTTCaacatgcttttcaaaaataagttttccaatAACATCATGCTTTGAAGGCAGCAAAATTGGAAATCTAAATGTTGGTAGATCACTTCTTTGAGAAATTTTGGTCTTTACTCTTAATAAACCATCTGAATCCAGGAATGTCTGTAAGTTCAGTTTTTCATTCCCCAAAAAACATTGACtttgaacttgttttaaaatgtacttttctgcAGCCTCTACTTCTTCAAAATCTAGGGTaccgaattttctttcttttttctgggttttagcatttttataaaaacgaaaaatccaAGCCGTGATTCTGGTCATTTTTCGGAAAGAAGATACCTTAGAAAAGTACTCTAATTGCTCTGTCGTGGTGTTAGTGACAGAcacaatagattttcttttttcggaGTTTACAACGTCGAGATCTGGCATAGTTTCCGAAACAGGCCAATCTTCTATAGGCATTCTCAGCCAATTTGGACCCTTCCACCAAAGAGATTTCACAAGTTCCTCTGCATTGGAACCTCGTGATGGAAGGTCAGCTGGGTTTAATGTTCCACTTATGTGCCTCCAGTCTTCAGGATTGGTGAGTTTACGGATTTCCAGTACCCTGTTGTAAACAAACGTGGCccaattctcatttcttttgatCCAATACAAAGCATTCATAGAGTCAGACCAGTAGAAGATTGGTATGTTCTCAAGTCCAAGTTCGGATATGGTTGCTTTTGCCAATCTAGCACCAATAGTACAGGACAAAAGTTCTAGGCGTGGAATAGAGATCTTTTTCAAAGGAGCAACTCTATTTCTAGCTTGTATTAACTGGCACGACGTGCTATCAGCAGATTCAGCTCTCAAGAAGATACATGTAGCGTAGGCACTCTGACTTGCGTCACAAAAAACATGGATGGAAAATTTGGAATCTTCTGCAAAGTCCTCACGTACACATCTTGGTATTTCAAGATCATTCAATTTCGGTAACTTCATCTTCCAGCGTTCGAATCTTTCAGTTATCAGCAGAGGGAGTTCAGCATCCCAGGACAGACCCAATTTCCAGCATTCCTGCAACAAAGATTTGGGCTCTAGAGTCACTGGACAAGAAAATCCTATCGGATCAAAGATTCGATGAACGGTTGacaggatttttctttttgtaataggtCCTTTATCTTCTTTCATCAAACTTTTCAAATCTAGAGATATAGTGTCCTTTGGTAAATTCCACAGAAGCCCAAGAACTGGAACCTTTCGGTCTTCTTGCCTTTCTTCAGTTTTGTCTTCAGTAGGAGAATGCTCCCACCCTCGAAGTTCAAACTTGGCAGTAGATAATAGTGCTTGTGATTCCGAAATAAATCTAGCGAGTTCTTCTCTTCTGTTGACGCTGAAAACACAATTATCAACGTAGAAGGACCTCATAAGTTGCTGGGCTGTTTCCTTGAGATGATCTGGGgcgttttttaaatgaagttctaATGTAGCTCCTAGAAGGAAAGGACTGGAGGAGATTCCGAACACAACTCTTTTGTGCTGCAGGATCTTGATATTTCCGTCTTTTCTTCTATCCTTCCATAAAAATCTGAGATATGGTCTATCTCGTTCTTGTAATCCAATTTGCAGAAAGGCCTTCTTAATGTCAGATATCACTCCATATTTTTCAACACGAAAGCGATTTATGAGAGATGGAATGAGTTCTACAAGATTTGGTCCCTTTTCGAGGCAGTCATTAATAGAAGGTGTATTCTTTTCTTTAGCTGAACCATCAAAAACGGGTCGAACTTTGGTCGTCGAATTCTCCTTGAAGACAGGATGGTGAGGTAAGAAATGCTGTCCTTCTTTGATTTCTTGCATAGGATCAACTTCTTCAATGATACCCTCATTCTGCCAATCCTGAAAAACATCATCATAATCGGCCAGCTTCTCGACACGTTCTAAGGCTTTAATACAACTGTTAAGTCTTCGTTCAGCTAACTTTCTGCCATCAGGAAGAGGTGGATGATCATGTATCCACGGTAGACTGACAATGTAGCGCCCCTCGTTATCTCGTGTTACACTGCGTTCAAAATGTTCCTTAGCCGCTTCTTCTAGTTCTTTTCTACTTTGAGTTTCCGCAGGGTCATTGATATTCAATGTATCAAGCCTCCAAAGATCGGATATATTTACGTCGTTGACAAGTAGCGACATTAGCGTGCTggaactatcatttttattaattcctgaTCTTCCAATAACTGTCCACCCTAACTTGGTGTTCATCGCAATTAGATCAGgcgaaagttttttaatttctcctgtaAATAATCTGGCTGCCGTATCTGCCCCTAATAATATGTGAATCTCCTTGGGATCGTTTTCATACAAACAAAGATTTTCATCTAAGCAAATATCACTAACAAATATACCCAATTGTTTTACTTCTTCGATGTTTTTAGAATCTAATTTGGGAAGAGAAgtgcaaattttattctgatccaTTACTTCTACAttacaacagaaattattttctgtattacgcaatttaatggaatatatCTTGTGGTTTTCCCGCCTTTTCAGTCCTCCGAAAAGTCCATGAGTCACCGTTTGTTCCCCAAGACACTTCAATTTCATTACATCCGCTACGTATTTGCTGACATACGACCTCTGGCTCCCGAGGTCAATGATCGATCTAACATAGTGTTTTAAACCATTATTTTCGACGCTAACAATTAAAGTCTGCAGATAAACCTCCCTGGAACATAAATTATTCGCCAacgtgaaattttcatttaaaagattattctcatccttactttcattaaaatgggTATTATTTTTCGGAACAGAATTATCTTGATTGCATAATATGGATAAATGTTTTTTACCACAGAGAGTACAAACTATTTTTGACCTACAAAATTTAGCAACATGAAATTGCTTTGCACAAATAAAACACGCAGCTTTTTTAGACAGTATACGTTTCCGTTCTTCCAAACTTAAAGTACGTACGTATTCACAATCAAcaacatcatgaaatttattgcagaataagcattccggtgtttttatttttacttcagaacTAATCAATTCTGAACTGCTAAATCTCTTTGCAGTGGAACAtctaggattatttatttttccgctAGTTGAGTCATAACGCAACGGGtgaaatgaatacttttcttttttcgaacTCACGGGAGAAGCATACATTAACGATCGTTCTTTTGCTTTCAGCTGAAGAGACAGGAAGTCGAGCAAttcatctatttcatatttatccgatttcatgtttttattatattctaaaacgaGATCGGGGGGAAGGCATTTTAACAGGATTGGGCAAAGTAGGTTTTCGTaggtttctttcaaaacattaagaGATTCAAGAGATCGGATTTCTGTCTgtatattatcaaacatttttctgaatgataCAATATCATCTGAGTTCTTTAGTGGGCAGATAcgcagtaaattattcaaatgggtATTAATGAGAACATCTGATCTTCCGAAGCgttctttaagtaattttatggcGATTTCGTAATTTTCTGGTGTAAATGTAAATCCTTCTATGGTACTAAGGGCAGAACCACCTAGGTgtgcttttaagtaattaaatttactgacttcacttaatgaatcattttcatgtaTGGCTGATTCAAAGGAGTTCCAAAATGAAAGCCATAAACTTGATTGCCCGTAGAATTTAGATATCGCAAGTTTTGGCAATTTAATGTTCGATGATTCTTTATAACAGGAACTTGGAACATTcaaagaatcaacattttttgtTCGTTCGCGTATTTTTTTTGTCGCTCTAAATttccaagttataattttttgggtGTATTCCGATacttcttttacttctttttctaatttgtcCTCGGAAACGAATTCTTCAATTTGTGAATCTAGATTCTTTAATTCACTTGACTCAACAGCAAGCTGCTCTAACATTTCTTCTAACATATCGACATTTACATCTGTTTTCGTTAGCTCTGTttcaatagttttacaaattttggtaACAGATGTTCTCAATACTCCCCGTTTCTTTTTTAACCTGCcacttttatcatccatttttagaattgaaaagttcgaaatttatattcagtaagattcaatcatatataaattcaataataataataaatcagttcaaaattctaatatatatttttcagctctAAATTGGAATAAACTACACCAATTATGCCGACAGGGATGCCAAATAATATTCCAACACGAACAATCTCCAAATTAAAGGCAAGTAAATGCGCTTACctttgttttgttggttggaatctcttttagtttacatactggtgttgttgtctccatctgcagctgaaaatctcaaatatctaattagtggcaggttcagtgactgtatgactcattaacatggggaacttctctttaagatattattttaatagttacttgattataggttacatgattaagaatatatttacaagttagaagagtataaaacgcgttcgttggttgccgccaaatcgagaggaagtcaacaaacccctggtggtgagaagggaaagttcttcacagttaaaactggttacagttaaggCCTGGTATCCAACACACACATTagatgatttcaaaaaattaaaaacattttttgcaaaatggagaaaaaaaaattaaatgaaagatacCTGTTAAAAGtaactaaatgaattaaaaataaataaggaacaTGGCCTCGTATAGAAgttttataaaacagttttgtttaaattactcggcaataaaaagcaaatgcttgtttattattaacatattttaatgcaaGCATAtgaggaatttttaatattaacactccgttttctcatgaaattaaataatttgtttatgtaAATCTGCTTCACAAATCAATACAGCATCATCAACACAGCAATAAACATACAATCATTCAAAGTAGACATTTATTTTAaccatctttaataaaataaaaccatttttctttctcctatttcatataatctttatatattagaaaaattcttttcattataatatttaaaaaattttcgtgcACAAAATACTTTAATACACATTTCATACATGTATGGTTTCCATCTATTATGAGTCCAGGTAAACAACGACACAAAATCCGGgcgtgaaattattttatcaaggaGGTATGGGGCAAAGAACTATTCTAAATTACGCACTTGGTACAcgcattttattactaaaattgtgcAAGTTGTCATTGATAATAAAACTAAGCGTGCTGTTACAAGTCTAAAGAAATTTGCTTTACGAAATGAAAAAATGGACTATTACacattcataaattattacatttctattactatcttattttagaattgtatataaaaaaaactgaaattacatGTATCACGAACTTTTAGTCAGTGTCGATGAGAATTTGTCAAAATGTTCTTGCTCAAAAAAAGCTTCACATACTTTACAGGTGCATGGGTTGTTCGCACTCGACGGCAAGTGTCAGCAGGTATGCATTTAAAGCTATAAGATAAAAGTCACATGCCAGCTATTTCTGTTTTCTTGTGCGTCCGTAAATGTTTTTTGAGAGAAGAATTATGAGTAAAGGATTTATTACAAATGTCACATGCATacggtttctctcccgtatgtaTTCGTAAATGTGCCTTTAAAATGGAGCCATGAGCAAATGCTTCATTACATATCTCACATAcgtacggtttctctttcgtatgtgtTCGTAAATGCGTCTTTAAATTATGTTGCTGAGAAAAAGCTCTACTGCAAATGTCGCAGGCATACGGCTTCTCTTTTGTATGagtaaataaatgtacttttaaatgcCCCTTCTGAGAAAACTG is part of the Argiope bruennichi chromosome 10, qqArgBrue1.1, whole genome shotgun sequence genome and harbors:
- the LOC129987748 gene encoding uncharacterized protein LOC129987748; amino-acid sequence: MDQNKICTSLPKLDSKNIEEVKQLGIFVSDICLDENLCLYENDPKEIHILLGADTAARLFTGEIKKLSPDLIAMNTKLGWTVIGRSGINKNDSSSTLMSLLVNDVNISDLWRLDTLNINDPAETQSRKELEEAAKEHFERSVTRDNEGRYIVSLPWIHDHPPLPDGRKLAERRLNSCIKALERVEKLADYDDVFQDWQNEGIIEEVDPMQEIKEGQHFLPHHPVFKENSTTKVRPVFDGSAKEKNTPSINDCLEKGPNLVELIPSLINRFRVEKYGVISDIKKAFLQIGLQERDRPYLRFLWKDRRKDGNIKILQHKRVVFGISSSPFLLGATLELHLKNAPDHLKETAQQLMRSFYVDNCVFSVNRREELARFISESQALLSTAKFELRGWEHSPTEDKTEERQEDRKVPVLGLLWNLPKDTISLDLKSLMKEDKGPITKRKILSTVHRIFDPIGFSCPVTLEPKSLLQECWKLGLSWDAELPLLITERFERWKMKLPKLNDLEIPRCVREDFAEDSKFSIHVFCDASQSAYATCIFLRAESADSTSCQLIQARNRVAPLKKISIPRLELLSCTIGARLAKATISELGLENIPIFYWSDSMNALYWIKRNENWATFVYNRVLEIRKLTNPEDWRHISGTLNPADLPSRGSNAEELVKSLWWKGPNWLRMPIEDWPVSETMPDLDVVNSEKRKSIVSVTNTTTEQLEYFSKTFLDSDGLLRVKTKISQRSDLPTFRFPILLPSKHDVIGKLIFEKHVELSHAGIQILMSSLRENYWILKSRKTIRQVIRNCVICQRFSSRPLEVASAPLPEDRVRDAYVFEVVGVDLCGPLYLKNKSKCWAVLFTCAVYRAVHIELVTSLSTDSFILALRRFISRRGRPATIYSDNGTNLVGTSNELKSVDWVKIQEYASVKKILWKFNPPSAPWWGGFWERLIGMLKSILRKILGKASLQFEELYTVLCDAEGIINSRPLTYLSEDNEDLIALTPAMFLQDVKEIGVPDIDQIDAKRMNKRFFYRQKVCQDLRKRFRIEYLGHLREFSKIRNESKIKEGDIVLIGDSNVKRINWPLGRVIKLYLGKDKKVRLVEVQTKSGSFLRPIQRLFPLEVSQSEKSAIPCLPKSDSPSTMMIPDGTPTSSDSHAVSDVRQPRRSRYGRLLKPNALLDSLV